The Bacteroidota bacterium region TTGTAACGGGTTTCCGGGTTGATGTGATTCCGAATGAGAAACGAAACCGGCGCTTCATCCAGGATACTTGCTAAATTGTTAAGTACAACGCTAAGATCATTTTGGTCACCGGATTCACGCAGCATGGTTTCGCATTTCTGAAAATAGTAATACGAAGAATCGTAATTGCTAATCCGGGAATACAATACACCGAGGTTGATGAGAGTTTTCCTCAGTCCGCGTTTATCTCCGATACTTTCTGAAATTTGCCTCGACTCATGGAAATACCGAACCGCTTCTTCTGTTCTGTTCATTTCATCAAGTGTATTGGCCATAGTCATATATGAGGATGCAAGCTTTTTTTTGTTTTGCAACCGTTGAGAATATTCTACAGATTTTTGCGCATACTTCAAGGATGTTGGATAATCGGGGATAGTACGGTAAAGGATGCTGATATTGGTATAGATATCCGTCAACGTGACAGAATCTTTCAAATTTTCCGCGGCGTTGGCGGCATCAAATAGACAGCTTAGAGCTTTGTTGTAATCTGCCAGAGCCTTGTAGACATTGCTTTCATTATTACGGAGAGTATAAAGTCGCTTGGCATCACTTTCGTCTGTTGATTTAATAATCTTTACTGCTACTTCAAAGGCAGCAATTGATTCCTGGTAAAGCGCAGCGTTGTATAAAGCGTTGCCAAGATTATTGTAGAGGTTCACCTGATATTTCTGTTCACCTATTGTTTTACAATTTCAATTCCTTTATGGTAGGCTTGAATTGCATTGGAATCTTGTTCGAGGTTATGGTAATTCAAGCCGAGAATGAGATAGCATTTTGCAGATTTTAATTTTTCATCAAGTTTCAATGCAAGCTCAAGGGCTTTTTTGAGAACAAAAGTCCTTTTTCGGGGTCTTCATCGCAGTATTTAAAGCCTAAGTTGTAAAGAGTGTTCAGTCGGAGTGTATCCTCATGCGGATGTTTTTCCAATTCCCTGAGCAGCGAATCAACGGGTTCCGCGAAAGCATTCGAGAGGCGGTAAAAAAGGAATAGAAAAAGGAGAAAACGATGCATTGTTTGGGGAATGATTCAAATATATGTAAAAAATCAAGCAAATCGGACAAGCGAATTTCAGTCGAAAGTTGACGAATAATAAACCGGGGCCCGCACTTAATCAATCCATGTAGGAGAAGGAGGGCTTGTGAATGTATGTTTGAAGCATCAAATTCTTTAAAAACATTTTAAAAAAACCAAAACCATGAACTTCAATCTTCTTCACCTCCAACGCAAATTCACTGTGCTTTGCTCTGCAGCCGGTGTTGTTTCTATCTTTCTTCCCTGGGTTTCTGTTTCGGGAGGATTTATCAATGTTTCCCTGAATGGTTTCGGGGATTCGGAATTGTTGCATTTATCGCCTATGGATTATCTGTACTTTTTCAGTTCTCGGCAATCAGCAGGAACGGCTCGACAAAAAATGTGGTTGTCAACTTTGGTTTCCGGAACCATTGCTCTGCTGGTGACTGTGGTGGCTCTGGGCAATAATACAGCAGATTCGGGTCTTGGCTTTATCAAAGCGGAATATGGAATAGGTGTCTGGGTTTCGCTTGCCGCATCTCTCGGTTTGATATTTTTTACCTGGAAATACAAACATCCGGAGGATAGCCTGAAAGGAAGTCTGGATGAAATTAAAATTCATTTTCCGAGCCCGTTCAATCATCTTCCGTGACTTCGCCAAACAATCCTCTCAACGAACTCGAGCGGCTGATTACTTTGCGAGATTCAGGAAAATTGAGTTCAGATGAATTTGATCAGATGAAATCAAGAATCATTAAATAATTATTAAATCAATTTAAACTTTCATGCCATGAAAACAAAACTCAAATTTACATCACTCTTATTCGCCTTATTTCACGCACTCAGTTTCGTCTCCTGTACGAAAGATCCGATGGATAAAACGCTGGATTCGTATGAAAATCTGCTCAGCAACTGGGAATCAAAGACGTCCGGAATTGGGCTGCAAATGGGCCAAATGATGGAATTGCAACAAGACATCTTGAAAATGAACCTGGATCCAAATGCGCTACGAAGTATGATGACGATGGATCAAAGTAATATCTCTGAAAAGCAGAAGGAAAGGGCGATGGAATTGGGAAAACGATTTCAGAAATTAATTATGCCCTGAAATATAATATGGAAAACTATTAACATCGAAAGTTACATATTGTAAATTATTTTATATTGCAGGTGTTAATATTCTTCTTTATCGTAATTCTCATTATGGTGTAGTCCCAAAGTTAGTTGAAAAAAACTTAGCAGCTACCGAAGTCGCTGCTAAGTAAGTAGTTTGATAATGAGTATTTTGATTTGCGACCTAAAATCTAAAATCAAACTACCATGAGCAAATCTACAAAAGTTCAACGAGAAAACATTGCTTGGTTTTACGACCAACCAGTCGACATTAAATTTGAAATGGTGATGAATCATTTTGAGATGTGTCGAATCATGATTAATCAGATTTTGAAGAAATTATCAGAGAAAAGACAGGTGAACGTTATGAGCATTCACTTTCGGGCCAAAAAATTCTATCGCCACGGTTTCAATCCGGGAGCATCAAAATGGGGAGATCATCGATTGCCGGTGGAAATTCCAAGAATCAGGGAATCTTCAAGTGGAAAATTGTACCGCTTCCAGGTCTGGAAAACTTAAGAAACCTAGCCAAGCCAACCGAAGAAGTTCTCAAAAGGTTCTTCATGGAATCAGCACCCGTGATTATAAAAAGTAACTAACCATTTAGCCGAAAGTTTCGGACTCAGTTCCAAGTCAGGTCAGTCGTGAGTTTAAAGAACAAAGCGAAGAAGCATTCAAGCATTTTGTGAACGAACCTATGAAGATCACAATTTTGTTGTACTGTTAATTGACGGAAAATATCTGGCCAGTGAACAGATGGTAGTCGCCTTGGGTGTGACGGATAAAAGGATCAAAAATTCCGTAGGTTTTATTCAAACATCAAATGAAAATAGCCGTGCCATAAGCCAGTTGCTTAAACAAATACTCGCAAAGAAATTTAGTTTTACTGACGGCTTACTTGTCATGATCGATGGTAGCAAAGGGCTTCACAAGGCGGTGGTCGATGTGTTTGGAAAAAAGCAATTATTCAGCGTTGTCAGTGGCACAAACGTGAAATGTACTGAGCTATTTAAGTGATCGGGACAAATCCAATTTTAAAACAAAAATACAGAATGCATACCGGGAACCTGATTACAATAAAGCTAAACTGGTATTGCTAAACATCCACAAAGAGCTCTTAAAAATCAATCAAAATGCAGCGAACTCTCTACTGGAAGGCTTGGAAGAAACATTACACTCCACAAATTGAAAGTTGCGCAAATATTTTCCAGAAGTTTGGCTACGACAAATTGTATTGAAAACCTGAACTCCCAAATGGCGAAATATGTACGAAATGTTAAGCATTGGACCAACAGTAATCAACGACAAAGATGGGTTGCTGCAGCCTTATTGGAATTAGAAAATAATTTGAATAAAATTCATAACTTTAAACATCTAAATAAATTACAGGAAGCAATCAAAATCACGTCATCAGGAAACCACGATGCAATTTTCAACTAAGAATTAGACATCACCCTCATTATAGAAACTCTGGTTTATTCAAGATCAAATAAAATTATTTCTAGCAGATTGGTTTTAAATAAAACTGAATTCTCAATTAATATTTTAACAAACTTGTATCGCCAGTAAGGCACATTGAGATTCACAAAGTGTACAGGGAGGAATTGAGTTTCTCCCGTGAGAAATATTCGAAAGTATTTTCTTAATCAAATCAAAACAGTAAGATGCATTCATAAATTTTTAAATCATTTATAAAACCACAAAAACAAAACTCACATGAAAAATCTAAAGTTAATTTTCCGACTGGCAATTTTTTGCTACTATTGTTTTTAACGGCTCAGTTAATGCAAACAAATGGCGTGTTAACCGAATTTCGAATTATCTTACAAATGGAACTC contains the following coding sequences:
- a CDS encoding transposase → MQAFCERTYEDHNFVVLLIDGKYLASEQMVVALGVTDKRIKNSVGFIQTSNENSRAISQLLKQILAKKFSFTDGLLVMIDGSKGLHKAVVDVFGKKQLFSVVSGTNVKCTELFK